A region from the Gossypium hirsutum isolate 1008001.06 chromosome A08, Gossypium_hirsutum_v2.1, whole genome shotgun sequence genome encodes:
- the LOC107942172 gene encoding SNF1-related protein kinase regulatory subunit beta-3 isoform X1 yields the protein MPCLCFPFSQQYVLQLSSEFTCSIFYKASYPLVSSLSMNNQYSEDKDEATVMGFEVPRSPDSSYNNVYPGNEDEARDPPVVPPHLHRTLLRYPASMNTSGNLPLPENVILNHLYIENREPPRSVVALGFTQRFRAKYVTVVLYKPVPRRGSSNT from the exons ATGCCTTGTTTATGTTTTCCATTTTCTCAGCAATATGTTTTGCAGCTGTCATCTGAGTTCACCTGCTCCATTTTTTACAAG GCCAGTTACCCTCTCGTGTCATCTCTCAGTATGAACAACCAATACAGTGAAGATAAA GATGAAGCAACTGTCATGGGGTTTGAAGTGCCAAGATCACCAGATTCAAGTTATAATAATGTATACCCTGGGAACGAAGATGAAGCACGTGACCCACCAGTTGTCCCTCCTCACCTGCATCGTACCTTGCTTAGGTACCCTGCTAGCATGAACACATCCGGGAATCTTCCCTTGCCTGAAAACGTGATTCTAAATCATCTTTACATTGAAAACCGAGAACCACCAAGATCTGTGGTGGCACTTGGGTTCACTCAACGCTTTCGTGCAAAATATGTTACTGTTGTGCTATACAAACCAGTTCCAAGAAGGGGAAGTAGCAATACTTAA
- the LOC107942172 gene encoding SNF1-related protein kinase regulatory subunit beta-3 isoform X2 produces the protein MNNQYSEDKDEATVMGFEVPRSPDSSYNNVYPGNEDEARDPPVVPPHLHRTLLRYPASMNTSGNLPLPENVILNHLYIENREPPRSVVALGFTQRFRAKYVTVVLYKPVPRRGSSNT, from the exons ATGAACAACCAATACAGTGAAGATAAA GATGAAGCAACTGTCATGGGGTTTGAAGTGCCAAGATCACCAGATTCAAGTTATAATAATGTATACCCTGGGAACGAAGATGAAGCACGTGACCCACCAGTTGTCCCTCCTCACCTGCATCGTACCTTGCTTAGGTACCCTGCTAGCATGAACACATCCGGGAATCTTCCCTTGCCTGAAAACGTGATTCTAAATCATCTTTACATTGAAAACCGAGAACCACCAAGATCTGTGGTGGCACTTGGGTTCACTCAACGCTTTCGTGCAAAATATGTTACTGTTGTGCTATACAAACCAGTTCCAAGAAGGGGAAGTAGCAATACTTAA